A window of the Myripristis murdjan chromosome 15, fMyrMur1.1, whole genome shotgun sequence genome harbors these coding sequences:
- the eif4e1c gene encoding eukaryotic translation initiation factor 4E family member 1c isoform X2 gives MATSEPKAAETEEAQTDTPVVASPEQYIKHPLQNRWALWYFKNDKSKSWTENLRLISKFDTVEDFWALYNHIQQPSKLGFGCDYCLFKDGIKPMWEDDRNKLGGRWLMTLSKQQRHNDLDRYWMETLLCLVGESFDEASEDVCGAVVNVRPKGDKIAIWTSNCQNREAIMTIGQHYKERLNLPIKAMIGYQSHDDTSSKSGSTTKNMYSV, from the exons ATGGCGACATCGGAGCCG AAAGCAGCTGAAACTGAAGAAGCCCAAACTGACACCCCTGTGGTTGCAAGTCCTGAGCAGTATATCAAACACCCCTTGCAAAACAG ATGGGCCCTGTGGTATTTCAAAAACGACAAGAGCAAAAGCTGGACAGAGAACTTGCGTCTCATCTCCAAGTTTGACACAGTGGAAGACTTCTGGGC attatACAACCACATACAGCAACCAAGCAAGCTTGGCTTTGGCTGTGACTATTGCTTATTTAAG GATGGGATCAAGCCGATGTGGGAAGATGACAGGAACAAGCTGGGGGGTCGATGGCTGATGACCCTAAgcaaacagcagagacacaatgaCCTTGACCGCTACTGGATGGAGACG ctgttgTGTTTAGTTGGTGAGTCATTTGATGAGGCAAGTGAAGACGTGTGCGGAGCTGTGGTCAACGTCAGACCTAAAGGTGACAAAATAGCCATCTGGACCAGCAACTGCCAAAACAGGGAAGCCATCATGACGATAGG GCAGCATTATAAAGAGCGTCTGAACCTCCCCATCAAAGCCATGATTGGCTACCAGTCACATGACGACACGTCCAGCAAGAGTGGATCCACCACCAAGAACATGTACTCTGTTTGA
- the eif4e1c gene encoding eukaryotic translation initiation factor 4E family member 1c isoform X1, whose amino-acid sequence MATSEPVRETEKAAETEEAQTDTPVVASPEQYIKHPLQNRWALWYFKNDKSKSWTENLRLISKFDTVEDFWALYNHIQQPSKLGFGCDYCLFKDGIKPMWEDDRNKLGGRWLMTLSKQQRHNDLDRYWMETLLCLVGESFDEASEDVCGAVVNVRPKGDKIAIWTSNCQNREAIMTIGQHYKERLNLPIKAMIGYQSHDDTSSKSGSTTKNMYSV is encoded by the exons ATGGCGACATCGGAGCCGGTAAGGGAGACGGAG AAAGCAGCTGAAACTGAAGAAGCCCAAACTGACACCCCTGTGGTTGCAAGTCCTGAGCAGTATATCAAACACCCCTTGCAAAACAG ATGGGCCCTGTGGTATTTCAAAAACGACAAGAGCAAAAGCTGGACAGAGAACTTGCGTCTCATCTCCAAGTTTGACACAGTGGAAGACTTCTGGGC attatACAACCACATACAGCAACCAAGCAAGCTTGGCTTTGGCTGTGACTATTGCTTATTTAAG GATGGGATCAAGCCGATGTGGGAAGATGACAGGAACAAGCTGGGGGGTCGATGGCTGATGACCCTAAgcaaacagcagagacacaatgaCCTTGACCGCTACTGGATGGAGACG ctgttgTGTTTAGTTGGTGAGTCATTTGATGAGGCAAGTGAAGACGTGTGCGGAGCTGTGGTCAACGTCAGACCTAAAGGTGACAAAATAGCCATCTGGACCAGCAACTGCCAAAACAGGGAAGCCATCATGACGATAGG GCAGCATTATAAAGAGCGTCTGAACCTCCCCATCAAAGCCATGATTGGCTACCAGTCACATGACGACACGTCCAGCAAGAGTGGATCCACCACCAAGAACATGTACTCTGTTTGA